The Pagrus major chromosome 10, Pma_NU_1.0 genome contains a region encoding:
- the LOC141004007 gene encoding trace amine-associated receptor 13c-like: protein MTADYSQEQYCFPSSNASCVTVQLGVWSNFALYLLFALGMLVTILGNSVVIVSICHFKQLHSPTNVLILSLALVDLLVGVIVMPFSAIRTVYGCWFYGEDFCLLHSSFDLFLTTISIFHLICIAVDRHQAICNPLHYSRKITMSVAMIMVCVSWALAAVYSYGVLYSKANVAGIEDYVASINCLGSCNLLFNPLWGIMDNVFCFFFPCTVMICLYTQIFIVAKKHVKKIGNMGNCSNDRGRGGLTKQSECKAAKTLGIVLGAFIFCWMPFFINSISDAFTGFSTPAAIFEAFVWLGYFNSTLNPIIYALFYPCFKKCFYCIVTLKIFSSNSSTMTISVVET from the coding sequence ATGACTGCTGACTATTCTCAAGAGCAGTACTGTTTCCCAAGCAGCAATGCCTCGTGTGTTACTGTACAGTTAGGTGTGTGGAGTAACTTTGCCCTGTATTTGCTTTTTGCTTTAGGCATGCTGGTTACCATTTTAGGGAACtctgttgtcattgtgtcaATATGTCATTTTAAGCAGTTGCATAGTCCTACCAATGTGCTCATTTTATCTCTTGCTCTGGTTGATCTACTAGTGGGTGTTATTGTGATGCCCTTCAGCGCCATCCGGACTGTTTATGGCTGCTGGTTCTATGGTGAGGACTTCTGTCTGCTGCACTCCAGTTTTGATCTGTTTCTCACCACTATTTCTATCTTCCACCTAATTTGCATTGCTGTTGACAGACATCAAGCAATATGCAATCCTCTGCATTATTCTagaaaaatcacaatgtcaGTGGCAATGATTATGGTATGTGTCAGCTGGGCACTGGCTGCTGTCTACTCTTATGGAGTACTTTATTCAAAGGCAAATGTAGCTGGGATAGAGGATTATGTGGCATCAATAAACTGCCTTGGCAGTTGTAACCTTCTCTTTAACCCTCTTTGGGGAATCATGGACAatgttttctgcttcttctttccCTGCACTGTAATGATTTGTCTTTACactcaaatatttattgtggcgaaaaaacatgtaaaaaagaTTGGAAATATGGGTAATTGTTCaaatgacagaggaagaggtgggcTGACTAAACAGTCTGAATGCAAGGCTGCAAAGACTCTGGGTATTGTGCTTGGTGCATTCATCTTCTGTTGGATGCCCTTTTTCATAAATTCAATAAGTGATGCCTTCACAGGCTTCAGCACACCTGCTGCTATCTTTGAAGCATTTGTTTGGTTGGGTTACTTCAATTCAACCTTAAATCCAATCATTTATGCCTTGTTTTATCCCtgcttcaaaaaatgtttttattgtattgttacTCTGAAAATATTTAGCTCAAATTCCTCAACTATGACTATATCTGTAGTTGAAACATAA
- the LOC141003487 gene encoding uncharacterized protein isoform X2, with amino-acid sequence MNYGPSLSRDAVDAADTVGNMSKAAGLRGFVAERLAAASREILAVVDKIVAGYEEEASGFRQEIERQRRQLEELLQPELGLRAGVKRSRSLFPVEEEEGEDEESPEHPGNLEDPTNQTPARSFTSRGQCKKKKKPGRPQISDAESHAELRIRILEDCRTDVLTNSVLKKCPLLKLKCPRGLQEADFLDLLKSTFPQLSGDDKRFDMLTSDKRRRLQPLKLKTVTPEEISRNISCTGWGKSTLFIRLKTQKELQTNEEDFHQTGDNNTEDSLSTSVMLTCDETRPQTSPVQEVEGRTEGSQVSSSTTSQQQQHVQDGEDEDHRTSEPAEDFVDCTAAESKTDGRDDIEKEEERGESSDSDDDWKQDKNNEELRSKTKKKQKVRRSGLKTTRTKTENADVCLSCKVCGALHKSEVKFVKHAWSHVDDPESLCGVCGEHSESEEALKDHLQSQHKTEDCHICGESFLSVPSLNEHVAAHSGERPYECDVCCEAFALKVSLENHQKLHKAGKLHRCFTCHKVFELKEQLKVHCRTHSNKKTRLCGVCGKSLSDYRSLSRHKMTHSEERPHICQVCGRRFKLPGTLKQHKKIHTDRERSYLCDVCCKMFLTSKELQIHMRRHTNEKPYHCGECGKGFSTKGPLTIHMRVHTGETPYRCPDCGWSFKRKVNLDNHLTVHSGQKPFVCGICGKACARKTYLTVHMRTHNGERPYKCTLCDKAFTQGHCLKTHMKSHLVAEAAT; translated from the exons ATGAACTATGGTCCCAGTTTGAGCAGAGACGCGGTGGACGCTGCGGACACGGTCGGTAACATGTCCAAAGCCGCGGGCCTGAGGGGGTTCGTCGCGGAGAGACTCGCCGCCGCCTCCCGGGAAATCTTAGCGGTTGTGGACAAAATCGTCGCCGGGTACGAGGAGGAGGCTTCGGGCTTCAGACAGGAGATCGAGCGGCAGAGGAGGCAGCTGGAGGAGCTCCTGCAGCCGGAGCTCGGACTCAGAGCAG GCGTGAAGCGCAGCAGGAGCCTTTTCCCTgtcgaggaagaggagggtgaagaTGAAGAGTCCCCTGAGCATCCAGGGAACCTGGAGGACCCGACTAACCAAACTCCAGCAAG GTCTTTTACCTCCAGAGGTCAgtgtaagaagaagaagaagcctgGCAGACCTCAGATCAGTGACGCAGAGAGCCATGCAGAGCTCAGGATCCGCATCCTGGAGGACTGTCGGACTGATGTCCTCACAAACAGCG ttctTAAGAAATGTCCGCTGCTGAAGCTGAAGTGTCCTCGAGGGCTGCAGGAGGCAGATTTTCTTGACTTGCTGAAGTCCACCTTCCCCCAGCTGTCAGGAGACGACAAGCGATTTGACATGTTAACATCCGACAAGAGACGCAGATTACAGCCTCTGAAACTAAAGACAGTGACGCCAGAGGAGATCAGCAGGAACATCAGCTGCACAGGATGGGGGAAGTCAACGCTCTTTATCAGACTGAAG ACACAAAAGGAACTTCAGACCAACGAGGAAGATTTTCATCAGACAGGAGACAACAACACTGAAGACTCTCTGTCCACCTCTGTCATGTTGACGTGTGATGAAACGAGACCTCAAACAAG CCCTGTTCAGGAAGTCGAAGGAAGAACTGAAGGAAGTCAAGTGTCCAGCAGCACAacgtcacaacaacaacaacacgtaCAGGATGGCGAGGATGAGGATCATCGAACATCAGAACCGGCtgaggactttgtggactgcACTGCAGCTGAGAGTAAAACTGACGGTAGAGATGAcattgaaaaggaagaagaaagaggagagtcGAGTGACAGCGACGATGATTGGAAACAAGACAAGAACAACGAGGAACTGAGGTCAAAGacgaaaaagaaacaaaaagtcagacGTTCTGGTTTAAAGACGACTCGGACAAAGACTGAGAATGCTGATGTTTGTCTCTCCTGTAAAGTCTGTGGAGCTCTGCACAAATCAGAAGTCAAGTTTGTTAAACATGCCTGGAGTCACGTGGATGATCCAGAAAGTCTTTGTGGCGTGTGTGGAGAACATTCAGAGTCTGAGGAGGCGCTGAAGGATCATCTTCAAAGCCAACACAAAACTGAAGACTGTCACATTTGTGGAGAGTCTTTCCTCAGTGTTCCCAGCCTCAATGAGCACGTGGCTGCACACTCAGGGGAGAGACCGTACGAATGTgatgtttgctgtgaagcaTTCGCATTGAAGGTGTCTCTGGAGAACCACCAGAAACTCCACAAGGCCGGTAAGCTGCACAGATGTTTCACTTGTCATAAAGTGTTTGAACTGAAGGAGCAGTTAAAAGTTCACTGCCGGACTCACAGCAACAAAAAGACGCGCCTCTGTGGCGTTTGTGGTAAATCTCTCAGCGATTACAGATCTTTATCCCGCCACAAGATGACGCACTCTGAGGAAAGACCTCACATCTGTCAGGTGTGCGGGAGGCGTTTCAAACTTCCCGGGACGCTGAAGCAACACAAGAAgattcacacagacagagagagatcgTACCTCTGCGACGTTTGCTGCAAAATGTTCCTGACGAGCAAGGAGCTGCAGATCCACATGAGACGGCACACCAACGAGAAGCCGTACCACTGCGGCGAATGCGGCAAGGGATTCAGCACCAAGGGTCCTTTGACGATTCACATGAGGGTCCACACGGGAGAGACACCGTACCGCTGCCCGGACTGTGGCTGGTCCTTCAAACGCAAGGTTAATCTGGACAACCACCTGACGGTCCACTCGGGCCAGAAACCGTTTGTTTGTGGGATTTGTGGGAAAGCATGCGCTCGCAAAACTTACCTGACTGTCCACATGAGGACCCACAACGGGGAGAGACCGTACAAGTGTACCCTCTGTGATAAAGCCTTCACTCAGGGTCactgtctgaaaacacacatgaaaagcCACCTGGTGGCGGAGGCTGCGACGTGA
- the LOC141003487 gene encoding uncharacterized protein isoform X1 gives MNYGPSLSRDAVDAADTVGNMSKAAGLRGFVAERLAAASREILAVVDKIVAGYEEEASGFRQEIERQRRQLEELLQPELGLRAGVKRSRSLFPVEEEEGEDEESPEHPGNLEDPTNQTPARSFTSRGQCKKKKKPGRPQISDAESHAELRIRILEDCRTDVLTNSVLKKCPLLKLKCPRGLQEADFLDLLKSTFPQLSGDDKRFDMLTSDKRRRLQPLKLKTVTPEEISRNISCTGWGKSTLFIRLKTQKELQTNEEDFHQTGDNNTEDSLSTSVMLTCDETRPQTSSPVQEVEGRTEGSQVSSSTTSQQQQHVQDGEDEDHRTSEPAEDFVDCTAAESKTDGRDDIEKEEERGESSDSDDDWKQDKNNEELRSKTKKKQKVRRSGLKTTRTKTENADVCLSCKVCGALHKSEVKFVKHAWSHVDDPESLCGVCGEHSESEEALKDHLQSQHKTEDCHICGESFLSVPSLNEHVAAHSGERPYECDVCCEAFALKVSLENHQKLHKAGKLHRCFTCHKVFELKEQLKVHCRTHSNKKTRLCGVCGKSLSDYRSLSRHKMTHSEERPHICQVCGRRFKLPGTLKQHKKIHTDRERSYLCDVCCKMFLTSKELQIHMRRHTNEKPYHCGECGKGFSTKGPLTIHMRVHTGETPYRCPDCGWSFKRKVNLDNHLTVHSGQKPFVCGICGKACARKTYLTVHMRTHNGERPYKCTLCDKAFTQGHCLKTHMKSHLVAEAAT, from the exons ATGAACTATGGTCCCAGTTTGAGCAGAGACGCGGTGGACGCTGCGGACACGGTCGGTAACATGTCCAAAGCCGCGGGCCTGAGGGGGTTCGTCGCGGAGAGACTCGCCGCCGCCTCCCGGGAAATCTTAGCGGTTGTGGACAAAATCGTCGCCGGGTACGAGGAGGAGGCTTCGGGCTTCAGACAGGAGATCGAGCGGCAGAGGAGGCAGCTGGAGGAGCTCCTGCAGCCGGAGCTCGGACTCAGAGCAG GCGTGAAGCGCAGCAGGAGCCTTTTCCCTgtcgaggaagaggagggtgaagaTGAAGAGTCCCCTGAGCATCCAGGGAACCTGGAGGACCCGACTAACCAAACTCCAGCAAG GTCTTTTACCTCCAGAGGTCAgtgtaagaagaagaagaagcctgGCAGACCTCAGATCAGTGACGCAGAGAGCCATGCAGAGCTCAGGATCCGCATCCTGGAGGACTGTCGGACTGATGTCCTCACAAACAGCG ttctTAAGAAATGTCCGCTGCTGAAGCTGAAGTGTCCTCGAGGGCTGCAGGAGGCAGATTTTCTTGACTTGCTGAAGTCCACCTTCCCCCAGCTGTCAGGAGACGACAAGCGATTTGACATGTTAACATCCGACAAGAGACGCAGATTACAGCCTCTGAAACTAAAGACAGTGACGCCAGAGGAGATCAGCAGGAACATCAGCTGCACAGGATGGGGGAAGTCAACGCTCTTTATCAGACTGAAG ACACAAAAGGAACTTCAGACCAACGAGGAAGATTTTCATCAGACAGGAGACAACAACACTGAAGACTCTCTGTCCACCTCTGTCATGTTGACGTGTGATGAAACGAGACCTCAAACAAG CAGCCCTGTTCAGGAAGTCGAAGGAAGAACTGAAGGAAGTCAAGTGTCCAGCAGCACAacgtcacaacaacaacaacacgtaCAGGATGGCGAGGATGAGGATCATCGAACATCAGAACCGGCtgaggactttgtggactgcACTGCAGCTGAGAGTAAAACTGACGGTAGAGATGAcattgaaaaggaagaagaaagaggagagtcGAGTGACAGCGACGATGATTGGAAACAAGACAAGAACAACGAGGAACTGAGGTCAAAGacgaaaaagaaacaaaaagtcagacGTTCTGGTTTAAAGACGACTCGGACAAAGACTGAGAATGCTGATGTTTGTCTCTCCTGTAAAGTCTGTGGAGCTCTGCACAAATCAGAAGTCAAGTTTGTTAAACATGCCTGGAGTCACGTGGATGATCCAGAAAGTCTTTGTGGCGTGTGTGGAGAACATTCAGAGTCTGAGGAGGCGCTGAAGGATCATCTTCAAAGCCAACACAAAACTGAAGACTGTCACATTTGTGGAGAGTCTTTCCTCAGTGTTCCCAGCCTCAATGAGCACGTGGCTGCACACTCAGGGGAGAGACCGTACGAATGTgatgtttgctgtgaagcaTTCGCATTGAAGGTGTCTCTGGAGAACCACCAGAAACTCCACAAGGCCGGTAAGCTGCACAGATGTTTCACTTGTCATAAAGTGTTTGAACTGAAGGAGCAGTTAAAAGTTCACTGCCGGACTCACAGCAACAAAAAGACGCGCCTCTGTGGCGTTTGTGGTAAATCTCTCAGCGATTACAGATCTTTATCCCGCCACAAGATGACGCACTCTGAGGAAAGACCTCACATCTGTCAGGTGTGCGGGAGGCGTTTCAAACTTCCCGGGACGCTGAAGCAACACAAGAAgattcacacagacagagagagatcgTACCTCTGCGACGTTTGCTGCAAAATGTTCCTGACGAGCAAGGAGCTGCAGATCCACATGAGACGGCACACCAACGAGAAGCCGTACCACTGCGGCGAATGCGGCAAGGGATTCAGCACCAAGGGTCCTTTGACGATTCACATGAGGGTCCACACGGGAGAGACACCGTACCGCTGCCCGGACTGTGGCTGGTCCTTCAAACGCAAGGTTAATCTGGACAACCACCTGACGGTCCACTCGGGCCAGAAACCGTTTGTTTGTGGGATTTGTGGGAAAGCATGCGCTCGCAAAACTTACCTGACTGTCCACATGAGGACCCACAACGGGGAGAGACCGTACAAGTGTACCCTCTGTGATAAAGCCTTCACTCAGGGTCactgtctgaaaacacacatgaaaagcCACCTGGTGGCGGAGGCTGCGACGTGA